The Streptomyces albofaciens JCM 4342 genome has a segment encoding these proteins:
- a CDS encoding erythromycin esterase family protein, producing the protein MSAEPAASGLETIREAAVPLPDPGALDPLLDRIGDARYVLLGEASHGTAEYYWWRARLTERLIAEKGFSFVAVESDWPDCLDLHCSVTAEPGAPEDPREVLERFRRWPRWMWANTDVARFARWLREHNTGLAPRERVGFYGLDVYSMWESLDAVLAYLREHHPDHVEQAVEAYRCLEPYEQDPQSYALATRMLPSGCEPEVVRLLVSLRERARRPEGASSVAELAALQNAETLAGAERYYRSVVHGGPESWNIRDHHMADTLDRLTTHHGPGAKAVVWAHNTHVGDARATDMAAAGLVNIGRLVRERHSADGVVLVGFGSYQGTVVAGSEWGATPRAVTVPEARPGSVEELLHQVFPEDRALFVFPPRDAATGRHPEVPRPAGWSGTRRDHRAIGVVYRPEREAFANYVPTTLDQRYDAFIHLDRTHALTPLHAEPPATGEAETWPTGQ; encoded by the coding sequence ATGTCCGCTGAACCGGCGGCGTCCGGCCTGGAAACGATCCGTGAGGCGGCCGTACCGCTGCCGGACCCCGGCGCGCTGGACCCACTGCTGGACCGGATCGGTGACGCCCGCTACGTCCTCCTCGGCGAGGCGTCGCACGGCACCGCCGAGTACTACTGGTGGCGGGCGCGCCTGACCGAGCGGCTGATCGCGGAGAAGGGCTTCTCCTTCGTCGCCGTCGAGAGCGACTGGCCCGACTGCCTCGACCTGCACTGCTCGGTCACCGCCGAGCCCGGCGCGCCCGAGGACCCGCGGGAGGTCCTGGAGCGCTTCCGCCGCTGGCCGCGCTGGATGTGGGCCAACACCGACGTGGCCCGCTTCGCCCGGTGGCTGCGCGAGCACAACACCGGCCTCGCGCCCCGGGAGCGGGTCGGCTTCTACGGCCTCGACGTCTACAGCATGTGGGAGTCGCTGGACGCGGTGCTGGCCTACCTGCGCGAGCACCACCCGGACCACGTCGAGCAGGCGGTGGAGGCGTACCGCTGCCTGGAACCGTACGAGCAGGACCCGCAGAGCTACGCCCTGGCGACCCGGATGCTGCCCTCCGGGTGCGAACCCGAGGTGGTCCGCCTCCTGGTGTCGCTGCGCGAACGCGCCCGGCGCCCGGAGGGCGCCTCGTCCGTCGCGGAACTCGCCGCGCTCCAGAACGCCGAAACCCTCGCCGGGGCGGAGCGGTACTACCGGTCGGTGGTCCACGGCGGACCCGAGTCGTGGAACATCCGCGACCACCACATGGCCGACACCCTCGACCGGCTGACGACCCACCACGGCCCCGGCGCCAAAGCGGTGGTGTGGGCCCACAACACCCACGTCGGCGACGCCCGGGCCACCGACATGGCCGCCGCCGGACTGGTGAACATCGGCCGGCTCGTACGGGAGCGGCACTCCGCGGACGGCGTCGTGCTCGTCGGCTTCGGCTCGTACCAGGGCACGGTCGTCGCCGGCAGCGAGTGGGGAGCGACACCCCGGGCCGTGACCGTGCCCGAGGCCCGGCCGGGCAGCGTGGAGGAACTGCTCCACCAGGTCTTCCCCGAGGACCGGGCCCTGTTCGTCTTCCCGCCGCGGGACGCAGCCACCGGCCGGCACCCGGAGGTCCCGCGCCCGGCCGGCTGGTCCGGCACACGACGTGACCACCGGGCCATCGGCGTCGTCTACCGGCCGGAACGCGAGGCGTTCGCCAACTACGTGCCGACCACGCTCGACCAGCGTTACGACGCCTTCATCCACCTGGACCGCACCCACGCCCTGACTCCGCTGCACGCCGAGCCGCCCGCCACCGGTGAGGCCGAGACCTGGCCCACCGGCCAGTGA
- a CDS encoding dienelactone hydrolase family protein translates to MTTQETVSAPGGVVLDGDLELPDSPRAVVLFVHGSGSSRRSPRNRAVALALRHSGLASLLPDLLTPQEAEADAVSRQHRFDIPLLAERVVAAVDWLSEHPATRELPLHLFGASTGAAAALVAAERRPARVRSVVSRGGRPDLAEESLEHVQAPVLLLVGELDTDVLRLNREAAARLRAPCEVEIVPGASHLFEEPGTLERVTESARNWFLHPPEPAGHHRSGGDVR, encoded by the coding sequence GTGACAACGCAGGAAACCGTGTCCGCACCAGGCGGGGTGGTGCTCGACGGCGATCTGGAGCTGCCGGACTCACCGCGTGCCGTGGTGCTGTTCGTCCACGGCAGCGGCAGCTCGCGGCGCAGTCCGCGCAACCGCGCGGTCGCCCTCGCGCTGCGCCATTCCGGTCTGGCCTCGCTGCTGCCGGACCTGCTGACCCCGCAGGAGGCCGAGGCGGACGCCGTCTCCCGGCAGCACCGCTTCGACATCCCCCTGCTGGCCGAGCGGGTGGTCGCGGCGGTCGACTGGCTGAGCGAGCACCCGGCGACCCGGGAACTGCCGCTGCACCTGTTCGGCGCGAGTACGGGCGCGGCGGCGGCCCTGGTGGCGGCGGAGCGGCGGCCCGCCCGGGTCCGGTCCGTGGTGAGCCGCGGCGGCCGGCCCGACCTGGCGGAGGAATCGCTGGAACACGTACAGGCGCCCGTGCTGCTGCTCGTCGGGGAGCTGGACACCGACGTACTGCGGCTGAACCGCGAGGCGGCGGCCCGGCTGCGGGCGCCCTGCGAGGTGGAGATCGTGCCGGGCGCGAGCCACCTCTTCGAGGAGCCCGGGACCCTGGAGCGGGTGACCGAGTCGGCCCGGAACTGGTTCCTGCACCCGCCGGAGCCCGCGGGCCACCACAGGAGCGGCGGCGATGTCCGCTGA
- a CDS encoding DMT family transporter yields MIRTRGRNSPYLLLSITMVLWGSAFSSSKSVVEHVPHSVAALLRFGGAALALLVGVALFGKRLGQAKAEPSSRAAVRAALAGIVGVFAYNGFFFWGLSLAPSLDAGILIPVMSPVLTSLFLLLTRRERASKARLAGLGLGLAGAAIFFLGAGGSAHGSPTRLAGDALFLLSAVCWAAYTLAGPRVLAGIDPLRATTYATCAGALLLGVVAAPDLPDVDWGGLPSAVWLNAAYLALGAAAVANLLYYRGVAAVGPASASLMMFTVPVVNTVCGVLFLGETFGTVQTVGALVLLTGAVLAALHGRLARRKGTALVPEKAGEGRRVAERTVNNAHEQYS; encoded by the coding sequence ATGATCAGGACGAGGGGCCGGAACAGCCCGTATCTGCTGCTGTCGATCACCATGGTGCTGTGGGGGAGTGCCTTCTCCAGCTCCAAGTCGGTGGTGGAGCACGTGCCGCACTCGGTGGCCGCGCTCCTCCGGTTCGGGGGTGCGGCCTTGGCGCTGTTGGTCGGGGTGGCGCTCTTCGGGAAGCGGCTCGGCCAAGCGAAGGCCGAGCCCTCGTCCCGGGCCGCCGTCCGCGCCGCCCTGGCAGGCATCGTCGGCGTGTTCGCCTACAACGGGTTCTTCTTCTGGGGGCTGTCGCTGGCGCCGTCGCTCGACGCGGGCATTCTCATCCCGGTCATGAGCCCCGTACTGACCAGCCTCTTCCTCCTGCTGACCCGACGGGAACGGGCATCGAAGGCGCGCCTGGCGGGACTCGGCCTCGGACTGGCCGGTGCCGCGATCTTCTTCCTGGGCGCGGGCGGCAGCGCCCACGGCAGTCCGACACGGCTCGCCGGGGACGCGCTGTTCCTCCTCAGCGCGGTGTGCTGGGCGGCCTACACCCTCGCCGGCCCCCGCGTCCTTGCCGGCATCGACCCACTGCGCGCCACCACGTACGCCACCTGCGCCGGGGCCCTGCTGCTGGGCGTGGTCGCGGCCCCCGACCTTCCGGACGTGGACTGGGGCGGTCTGCCGTCCGCCGTCTGGCTGAACGCCGCCTACCTGGCGCTGGGCGCCGCCGCCGTCGCCAACCTCCTGTACTACCGGGGCGTCGCGGCCGTGGGCCCCGCCTCGGCCTCGCTGATGATGTTCACCGTGCCGGTGGTGAACACGGTGTGCGGCGTCCTGTTCCTCGGCGAGACCTTCGGCACCGTACAGACGGTGGGCGCCCTGGTGCTGCTGACGGGCGCCGTGCTCGCCGCGCTGCACGGACGGCTCGCCCGGCGGAAGGGCACGGCGCTCGTTCCCGAGAAGGCGGGCGAGGGGCGGCGGGTCGCCGAGCGGACTGTCAACAACGCTCATGAGCAATACAGCTAG
- a CDS encoding peptidoglycan recognition protein family protein, with translation MAVCCAVRERDLMTLPMTADQFLAALRAEGCQVREYRSWRTHHRNRRECARRDDPPHRLIRPSGLCGTVLRRPPRSAGPAVPQRGHRGRIDLRGGPRPRQSRGLGGPLVLQTVIAERSPLPLHRQATTDGNVRFYGLELVNRGTGTDPWPETQLDAAVRWAAALRRRHGWTQWLGAYHVIGGTGQPCLVLVCPVVGLAVLLPLPSGVGALIFG, from the coding sequence ATGGCCGTTTGCTGCGCAGTGAGAGAGCGAGACCTCATGACATTGCCCATGACGGCAGACCAGTTCCTCGCGGCATTGCGCGCCGAGGGCTGCCAGGTACGGGAGTACCGCAGCTGGCGGACCCACCACCGAAACCGCCGGGAGTGTGCACGGCGTGATGATCCACCACACCGCCTCATCCGGCCCTCTGGCCTCTGTGGAACTGTGCTACGACGGCCGCCCCGGTCTGCCGGGCCCGCTGTGCCACAGCGTGGGCACCGAGGACGGATTGATCTGCGTGGTGGGCCACGGCCACGTCAATCACGCGGGCTTGGGGGACCCCTCGTCCTGCAAACGGTGATCGCAGAACGGTCCCCGCTCCCGCTGCACCGGCAGGCCACCACAGACGGCAACGTCCGCTTCTACGGCCTGGAACTGGTCAACCGCGGCACCGGCACGGATCCGTGGCCCGAGACGCAGCTCGACGCGGCCGTGCGGTGGGCTGCGGCCCTCCGCCGCCGTCACGGCTGGACACAGTGGCTCGGGGCCTACCACGTGATTGGCGGGACCGGACAGCCGTGTCTGGTCCTCGTGTGCCCCGTGGTGGGCCTGGCAGTGTTATTGCCCCTTCCATCAGGCGTGGGGGCCCTCATCTTCGGATAG
- a CDS encoding WXG100 family type VII secretion target, producing the protein MNTTDYLSSERLPVEATEALSVARDRLWEHAKAQFLGGPMAGDGFDVDTDQLKSAAPRFHREADALAKATQKLKGSLDGLGSPWGNDEQGQKFQHVYAPHREQIEKAAQALVKGLESISKSMKDMADNHEEADRSSSSGFRDGGGR; encoded by the coding sequence ATGAACACGACTGATTACTTGAGCAGTGAACGTCTTCCAGTAGAAGCGACTGAAGCGTTGTCAGTGGCTCGCGATAGGTTGTGGGAACACGCGAAAGCACAGTTTCTGGGGGGACCTATGGCCGGTGACGGCTTCGACGTAGACACGGACCAGCTCAAATCCGCGGCACCGCGTTTCCACCGGGAGGCGGACGCACTGGCGAAGGCGACGCAAAAGCTGAAGGGGTCACTGGACGGGCTGGGTTCGCCGTGGGGGAATGACGAACAGGGCCAGAAGTTCCAGCACGTCTACGCCCCGCACCGCGAGCAAATAGAAAAGGCCGCCCAAGCCCTGGTCAAGGGATTGGAAAGTATTTCCAAGTCCATGAAGGACATGGCGGACAACCACGAAGAGGCGGACCGCTCCTCATCCTCCGGCTTCCGGGACGGGGGTGGGCGATGA
- a CDS encoding WXG100 family type VII secretion target, translating to MSAADKAKEIVQDLTGMWWPEGDEDELREAARAWRTFADDVEDVTAAAHKPAQDVIDNNKGPGIEAFGEFWRKYHGGGKGYLDDVASAARDMAKALDKFADQIDEAKTKIRHELEIAGAVLVAGTALALFTGGISEIAAAGATEAIIAAAGMAGVAVSATVAEIAGTVLATAAIGSVEAITVDVVVAQGGRNLLGDQHGINLAEIKDAGTSGLLFGGAFGGAARGARAVADAGGIKNVLSGMKLDGLQLRPALDQMGKRRTWELYRAESSDAMAPPARAGDDVLPSGHPIYHGKQTTTIGYDTRTLSNAERVRRVPGLHDIVVHGTDEGTFIAGHMNPAGKMKTTYHISPHQVVEAIRNNPNYTGGPVRLVSCHSGAGAEPLGQSVANELGVRVYAPTNRMGVDRKLGIQEPVIDKGGYWRIFLPITD from the coding sequence ATGAGCGCGGCGGACAAGGCCAAGGAGATCGTCCAGGACCTGACCGGCATGTGGTGGCCGGAAGGAGACGAGGACGAGCTGCGAGAGGCCGCCCGGGCCTGGCGGACGTTCGCCGACGATGTCGAGGACGTCACTGCCGCGGCGCACAAGCCTGCCCAGGACGTCATCGACAACAACAAGGGCCCGGGCATCGAGGCGTTCGGTGAGTTCTGGCGCAAGTACCACGGCGGCGGCAAGGGCTACCTGGACGATGTGGCGTCCGCAGCACGGGACATGGCCAAGGCGCTGGACAAGTTCGCCGACCAGATCGACGAGGCCAAGACGAAGATCCGGCATGAACTGGAGATCGCGGGGGCGGTACTGGTCGCCGGGACGGCGCTCGCGCTGTTCACCGGCGGCATCAGCGAGATCGCGGCGGCCGGTGCCACCGAGGCGATCATCGCCGCGGCCGGCATGGCGGGGGTGGCCGTCTCCGCCACGGTCGCCGAGATCGCCGGGACGGTGCTGGCCACCGCCGCCATCGGCAGCGTCGAGGCGATCACCGTGGACGTGGTGGTGGCCCAGGGCGGCCGCAACCTCCTCGGCGACCAGCACGGCATCAACCTCGCCGAGATCAAGGACGCCGGCACCTCCGGCCTGCTGTTCGGCGGAGCCTTCGGCGGGGCCGCCCGCGGCGCCAGGGCCGTGGCCGACGCAGGCGGCATCAAGAACGTCCTGAGCGGCATGAAACTGGACGGCCTCCAACTCCGCCCTGCCCTTGACCAGATGGGCAAGCGGCGCACCTGGGAGCTGTACCGGGCGGAGAGCTCGGACGCCATGGCCCCGCCCGCCAGAGCAGGTGACGATGTCTTGCCGTCCGGTCATCCGATCTACCACGGAAAGCAGACGACCACCATTGGCTACGACACCCGCACCCTGTCGAACGCCGAGCGCGTGCGACGTGTGCCGGGCCTTCACGACATCGTGGTGCACGGGACGGATGAAGGTACATTCATCGCCGGGCACATGAACCCAGCGGGTAAAATGAAGACCACTTACCACATCAGCCCGCATCAGGTAGTGGAAGCAATCCGCAACAACCCGAACTACACCGGCGGTCCTGTGCGACTGGTCTCCTGCCACTCGGGTGCTGGAGCCGAGCCGCTGGGGCAGTCAGTGGCGAATGAACTGGGTGTCCGTGTTTATGCGCCGACTAACCGCATGGGAGTGGACCGCAAGCTGGGGATTCAGGAACCCGTCATCGACAAGGGCGGATACTGGCGCATATTCCTTCCCATCACTGACTGA
- the cas6e gene encoding type I-E CRISPR-associated protein Cas6/Cse3/CasE, whose protein sequence is MPYLSRIRINPLRAESRRYLESPHTVHGAVMGGLPGTATDERPLWRMDSDDPHRPHLTVLTRARPDWSHIVERAGWPDADGEHALVRDYAPLLALIEPGREFSFRLTANPVQNSPTPISPTAAQRKRIAAEQAPVRRRGFRMAHRTATEQLRWFLQRTERWGFAVPVSRTDPPAAGMEVEHANSAALGRTATQAPPDRADAVPREVRITARHRRTFAKNGRGPRVVINSVTFEGRLRVTNAEALTHHLLNGIGPAKAYGCGLLTLAPIKGVAAG, encoded by the coding sequence ATGCCGTACCTGTCCCGTATCCGCATCAACCCGCTGCGCGCGGAGAGCCGACGTTATCTGGAGAGCCCGCACACCGTACACGGAGCCGTCATGGGAGGCCTGCCGGGCACGGCGACCGACGAGCGGCCACTGTGGAGGATGGACTCCGACGACCCGCACCGTCCGCACCTGACCGTCCTCACCCGTGCCCGCCCAGACTGGTCGCACATCGTGGAGCGGGCGGGCTGGCCGGACGCGGACGGGGAACACGCTCTGGTACGTGATTACGCCCCCCTGCTCGCCCTCATCGAGCCGGGCCGCGAGTTCTCCTTCCGCCTCACGGCCAACCCCGTGCAGAATTCACCGACGCCCATCTCTCCCACGGCCGCGCAGCGCAAGCGCATCGCCGCGGAACAGGCCCCCGTCCGCCGGCGCGGATTCCGGATGGCTCACCGTACCGCTACCGAACAACTCCGCTGGTTCCTCCAGCGAACCGAACGCTGGGGCTTCGCCGTACCGGTTTCGCGCACGGACCCCCCGGCGGCCGGCATGGAGGTCGAACATGCCAACTCGGCCGCGTTGGGCCGCACAGCCACGCAGGCTCCCCCCGACCGGGCCGACGCGGTCCCCCGCGAGGTACGCATCACGGCCCGCCACCGACGCACCTTCGCGAAGAACGGCCGCGGACCACGGGTCGTCATCAACAGCGTCACCTTCGAGGGCCGCCTCCGGGTCACCAACGCTGAGGCGCTGACGCACCACTTGTTGAACGGCATTGGCCCAGCGAAGGCATACGGGTGCGGATTGTTGACCTTGGCGCCGATCAAGGGCGTGGCAGCTGGATGA
- the cas5e gene encoding type I-E CRISPR-associated protein Cas5/CasD, with amino-acid sequence MTLPATDEPGRTAPDDRSVLVLRLAGPLQSWGAQGAFNVRDTRPEPTKSGVTGLLAAALGLPRGAPLDELTALRMGVRADVPGTLLRDYHVVSDFRGTPLPQAGVSAKGTQRSTAPAKYTHVTSRYYLQDALFVVALEGRPELLHRLVAAVRAPRFFLALGRRSCPPTQPIVLGIESGRLESVLRDLPWQASDRAKSNYAYKLGRRRGLDGPFRPATVPCSVTLEHADGDDVLQDVPLSFDPHDRAFVGRRVRQEWLRIPTGFSHPDATTEIEAGEDIHDPFELLGR; translated from the coding sequence ATGACTCTCCCCGCAACCGACGAACCCGGCCGCACCGCTCCCGACGACCGGTCCGTCCTGGTGCTGCGGCTGGCGGGGCCTCTTCAGTCCTGGGGCGCTCAAGGTGCCTTCAACGTCCGCGACACCAGGCCCGAACCCACCAAATCCGGTGTCACCGGACTTCTCGCGGCGGCTCTGGGCCTTCCTCGTGGAGCGCCACTGGACGAGCTGACCGCCCTCCGCATGGGCGTGCGAGCCGATGTCCCGGGCACTCTGCTGCGGGACTACCACGTCGTCAGTGACTTCCGCGGAACGCCGTTGCCCCAGGCCGGTGTCTCGGCCAAGGGCACGCAGCGGTCCACTGCACCCGCCAAGTACACCCACGTCACATCCCGCTACTACCTCCAGGACGCACTGTTCGTCGTGGCGCTGGAGGGCAGGCCCGAGCTGCTGCACCGGCTTGTCGCGGCTGTGCGGGCACCGCGCTTCTTTCTCGCCCTCGGCCGTCGATCGTGCCCGCCTACACAGCCCATCGTCCTCGGCATCGAGAGTGGACGCCTGGAGAGCGTGCTCCGCGACTTGCCCTGGCAGGCATCGGATCGGGCGAAGAGCAACTATGCCTACAAGCTGGGGCGCCGACGCGGCCTCGACGGACCGTTCCGCCCCGCGACCGTGCCGTGCTCGGTGACGCTGGAACACGCTGACGGTGACGACGTGCTGCAGGACGTACCACTGTCCTTCGACCCGCACGACCGCGCGTTCGTGGGGCGCAGGGTACGCCAGGAATGGCTGCGCATCCCCACCGGCTTCTCCCACCCCGACGCCACCACGGAGATCGAGGCGGGCGAGGACATACACGACCCCTTCGAACTCCTGGGCCGGTGA
- the cas7e gene encoding type I-E CRISPR-associated protein Cas7/Cse4/CasC, giving the protein MTLLPPRLYVDVHILQTVPPANLNRDDQGNPKEAYYGGTRRSRVSSQAWKRATRMHFTEHMPADDLATRTRRVASALTSVLKVRTGLAEEPASRLADALLAPLKISAGRKKGDTAYLLFYGRRQLDNVAGLVSDRAAELAALDDKELQAEVEKLAVEEQFSSGHPLDVALFGRMVADIATLRVDAAVQVAHALSTHAVSLEFDYFTAVDDLAEEERETGAGMIGTIGFNSATLYRYATVSLPQLRENLGDDTAAIEGIRKFVTSFARSVPSGYRNSFAHQTLPSLVSVVVRPDQPVNLVTAYEDPVAPSAGIAAESARRLAAEHRTAVDGWGDSPAFTAVCHAFRDETAQALEEAFGPAGTFPELLNGLDEHLSSAIAEAGR; this is encoded by the coding sequence GTGACGCTTCTCCCACCCCGCCTGTACGTCGACGTACACATCCTGCAGACCGTGCCTCCGGCCAATCTCAACCGCGATGACCAGGGCAACCCCAAGGAGGCCTACTACGGGGGCACGCGCCGTTCGCGAGTCTCGTCGCAAGCATGGAAGCGCGCCACCCGCATGCACTTCACCGAGCACATGCCCGCGGACGACCTCGCAACCCGCACGCGCCGGGTCGCGAGCGCTCTGACCAGCGTCCTCAAGGTACGCACCGGACTGGCCGAGGAGCCCGCGAGCAGGCTCGCGGACGCCCTGCTGGCACCGCTGAAGATCAGCGCGGGGCGCAAGAAGGGCGACACCGCCTATCTGCTCTTCTACGGGCGCCGCCAGCTCGACAACGTCGCGGGACTGGTGAGCGACCGTGCCGCCGAACTTGCCGCCCTCGACGACAAGGAGTTGCAGGCCGAGGTCGAGAAGCTGGCGGTGGAGGAGCAATTCAGCAGCGGTCATCCCCTGGACGTGGCACTCTTCGGCCGGATGGTGGCCGACATCGCCACACTGCGCGTCGACGCCGCGGTCCAGGTCGCCCATGCCCTTTCCACCCATGCAGTGTCCCTGGAGTTCGATTACTTCACCGCCGTCGATGACCTCGCCGAGGAGGAACGGGAAACCGGAGCCGGGATGATCGGTACCATCGGATTCAACTCCGCGACGCTTTACCGGTACGCCACCGTCAGTCTCCCGCAGCTCCGGGAGAACCTCGGGGACGATACCGCCGCCATCGAGGGAATCCGCAAGTTCGTCACCTCCTTCGCCCGCTCCGTGCCCAGCGGGTACCGCAATTCCTTCGCGCACCAGACGCTGCCCAGCCTGGTGTCGGTCGTCGTACGGCCCGACCAGCCGGTCAATCTCGTCACTGCGTACGAGGACCCTGTCGCTCCCTCCGCCGGAATTGCCGCGGAGTCCGCTCGCCGCCTCGCCGCCGAGCACCGCACCGCCGTCGACGGCTGGGGCGACTCTCCTGCCTTCACCGCGGTCTGCCACGCGTTCCGCGACGAGACGGCGCAAGCACTGGAAGAGGCGTTCGGGCCTGCCGGCACTTTCCCGGAGCTGCTCAACGGCCTGGATGAGCACCTGTCCAGCGCGATCGCCGAGGCGGGACGATGA
- the casB gene encoding type I-E CRISPR-associated protein Cse2/CasB, translating into MTTVTNPPPPAPKNTAVDRLPYWHRYLQADGNWIPSVRDNGPPGEELADLRSGLGQPAGSVMALWPYYATRTDGDLTPELHAEHGAVTLYGLHQQGQRHPMHRRHVNLGQALRRLRDSGKFLDSALDRRVEAAATTTSVPALLYRLRGLITQLRGQAIPLDYDQLMRDLSMWEKAEPRKWVRSRWGLNYYARGSQESTGNRDAAAATEADRNTSTVPPGS; encoded by the coding sequence GTGACCACCGTGACCAACCCTCCACCCCCCGCCCCGAAGAACACCGCAGTGGACCGACTGCCCTATTGGCACCGTTATCTTCAAGCCGACGGCAACTGGATTCCGTCGGTGCGAGACAACGGTCCGCCCGGTGAGGAACTGGCGGATCTGAGGTCGGGGCTCGGTCAGCCGGCCGGTTCGGTGATGGCGCTGTGGCCGTACTACGCCACGAGAACGGACGGTGATCTCACTCCCGAGCTCCATGCGGAGCACGGTGCGGTGACGCTCTACGGCCTTCATCAGCAGGGCCAGAGACACCCCATGCATCGGAGGCACGTCAATCTTGGTCAAGCACTACGCAGGCTGCGCGACAGCGGGAAGTTCCTCGACAGCGCCCTCGACCGCAGAGTCGAGGCCGCAGCGACCACCACCTCCGTCCCAGCCCTGCTCTACCGGCTCCGCGGCCTGATCACCCAACTGCGCGGGCAGGCCATACCGCTGGATTACGACCAACTCATGCGCGATCTGAGCATGTGGGAGAAGGCGGAACCGCGGAAGTGGGTCCGCAGCCGGTGGGGCCTGAACTACTACGCGCGCGGCAGCCAAGAGAGCACCGGTAACCGCGATGCCGCGGCAGCAACCGAGGCGGACCGGAACACTTCGACCGTGCCACCCGGAAGCTGA